In one window of Syntrophales bacterium DNA:
- a CDS encoding DUF6353 family protein, which yields MKLEVIKSTIIRTAGRSGLLLRKHSPEILMGVGVIGVVTSAVMACRSTLKAEEVIDEAKKKIDKIHYAKETISVEEYTEQDYKKDLAVAYVQTGIDFVRLYGPAVLVGVASIGCLVGSHNIMRKRNIALVAAYKAVEQSFSDYRKRVVAELGEDKDYQFKHGIKTEVVDGVEIGEDGKKKKTKNVVTTMDPNGISQYARFFDESCVQWSKTPEYNLMFLKCQQNHANDLLHSRGHIFLNEVYDMLGIPRTQEGAVVGWVKGEGDDFVDFGIFDGNDTKKRDFVNGYERSILLDFNVAGVIYNMI from the coding sequence ATGAAACTCGAAGTTATTAAATCAACAATTATCAGAACAGCTGGACGCAGCGGTTTATTACTGAGAAAACACAGCCCTGAAATCCTTATGGGCGTAGGTGTTATAGGAGTTGTCACTAGCGCAGTAATGGCTTGTAGATCAACACTCAAGGCCGAAGAGGTTATTGACGAGGCGAAGAAGAAAATTGACAAAATCCACTACGCAAAGGAAACAATTTCTGTAGAGGAATATACAGAACAGGATTATAAAAAGGATCTTGCCGTTGCTTATGTGCAGACCGGTATAGACTTCGTACGTCTTTATGGGCCGGCAGTATTGGTTGGGGTGGCTTCTATTGGTTGTTTGGTTGGTTCCCACAACATTATGAGAAAACGTAACATTGCTCTTGTAGCGGCCTATAAGGCTGTTGAGCAGAGTTTCTCTGATTATAGAAAACGCGTTGTTGCTGAGCTCGGCGAAGATAAGGACTACCAATTCAAGCATGGCATAAAGACCGAAGTTGTCGATGGCGTAGAAATCGGCGAAGATGGAAAGAAAAAGAAAACCAAGAACGTTGTCACGACAATGGACCCTAACGGCATAAGTCAGTACGCGAGGTTCTTCGACGAGAGCTGCGTTCAATGGAGTAAGACTCCTGAGTACAACCTGATGTTCCTCAAATGTCAACAGAACCATGCAAACGATCTTCTCCATTCCAGGGGGCATATATTCCTTAATGAGGTTTATGATATGCTTGGTATCCCGAGAACACAAGAAGGTGCGGTTGTTGGTTGGGTAAAAGGCGAAGGAGACGACTTTGTTGATTTTGGCATCTTTGATGGTAATGATACTAAGAAGCGCGATTTCGTAAACGGTTACGAACGTTCCATCTTGCTTGATTTCAATGTTGCCGGGGTTATCTACAACATGATCTGA